ttttctggatttatttcaggattacCGGTGATACTCGTTCAgtggaggagacgttcccgtcgactatgagacgcctacggtgacttcgtaaaatctcaagatgatatgccggctcagtctctcggaggtgctcataggggtaggatgTATGTGTGCGCGTTCATAGAGATGAGTGTATGCGTGTATGTATGAGCGTTTGTGTCTGTACTGATGTTAAAAAAACAGAGCAGGAATGTGTTTTCTTGCGTCGTTGAAAAAGAAGTGCATACATACAAAATCTTCTCACGTGCATGCTAAGCTGCTAACCATGCATGACATGGAGGTGAGTATTTAACCAAAAACTACCACATTTCACGGACTTGTGACAGAAAACTACCACTTTACGTTTTTGTGCGGAAAACTACCAAATTTGTCCTAAACCGTGGCAAAAAAACTACCAACTCGCGTAAGCGCTCGTTTCGCCCGCGCTAACCCCGAATCTGACCGGTTGGGCCCACGAATCAGTTGCCACGCAGGCAACGGACGGCCGCCGCGCGTTGACGGCCGTTAACGGCCCGTCCGCCTGTCGGGACAGCGGCTGTCGGTCGGGCGCGGGTCAAGATCTGCCGTTCCCCTCTCGCTTcactctctccctcctctccctctctctgAACTAGGTGGCGGCTGCCATGTCGTCGTTGATTCCGGAGGGTGGCGGCGCTGGCGGCAGCGACGTTGGCGGCGGCGACGTTGGCGGTGGCGACGCTGGCGGCGTTGACACAAGTTTGGACGCGCCTCCACTGATGGCCAGCGGCTCAGTCGATAATTGGTTGGGGAGCACCAGTTTCTCAACGCAGGCTGGCTCGCAGCAGCCGGAGGCACCGCTCTCCCAGTCATCGCCAATTGGTTGCAGGTATGCAAGTATCATCTGCTGGGCCGTTGGTTAGCTGCTTCAATCTGGCAGATTAGTAAGATGTGTTTGTTTCTGTTAGTTGGACATGTGTAGTAAACTGTATTGCTGGTGTAGCTCAGTCAATTTCAATTTAATTCATGAGCACTTATTTGTGCAGTTTGGCTGACCAGAAATGGGATATATGGTTTCATTTAGAAGGAAGAAACCCTGTGAAAAGGGGTATATTTGAGTCAGATATTTCTTTGCTTACTCTACAATCACTCATTGCTAGTGAAGGGTATGAGGACAGTGATTACATGTACTATGTGAAGGAGGAGGAAATTGGATCTGAAAGAGTAAAGTATTTAGGTAATGAAGCTAGTGTTCATGAAATGTTGGAGTATTTTCATTATGTCAAGGTTGTGAACATAAGGGTTGTGAGAGATGTTGAACCTGGAATTAGTACACAGGCTAATGAGAATTACATGAACACTCAAGAGAGCTGCTGTGTGAAAATGGTTGTGGAGCAATATGAGCTTCAGAATCAGATAGATGATAGAAAGGCTCAGCTTGAGAGGAGCAGGATTCAAAGAGAGGCAGATTTGAACCACTTTGAAGGAGACACTGAAGTGTCTGAATTTTGTTCTGAGCATTCAGTTCATTCAGATGGGAGTGCTGAAGCTGTTCAACAAATGGAAATAGAGTGTGCCTCTGAAGAGGATACAACATTGCAAACTACTGCTATTGTGAAACATGTGAAGAATCCTGGTCCAACTAGCAGATGTCACAATGAGgtagagataaaacgttttgaagaTTGGTTTCCTGAAGCAGATGAGTTTTGTTTTGCTGGTGATGCAGGCATAAGTGATgaggacgaagatgatgaagTTGAACTACCATACCTCATGAAGAAGCCAAAGACAAAGAGTAGTAAGAAAAAGATGAAGGAAAGGCTATATTTTGACCCCTCAATTCCCAATTCACATTTACTCTTGTGCAAGAGCTTGTGTTTTGATAGTGTTTACCAGTTCAGAGAAGCATTAAGAGATTTTCATATAAGGACTTTGAGGTCTTTTCACTACCACAGGAACACTCCAACAAGAATTATTGTTTGGTGTTCACAGAGAGAGCATGGATGTGAATTTTACATGTGTGCCTCCAGGATAGCTCATGAAAGAACATTTTGCATTAAGAAGTGTAACATGGAGCACACTTGTCCAGCATCAGCAGAGAACACAAAGGTTACTACTAAGTGGCTTTCCAAAGCAGTTGAGCCTTCCCTTAGAGCAGATCCTAGAGCACCTGTGGATTCTCTTATTAAAAACAGCAAAGTCAAGTTTTCAGTTGATGTATCAAAGAGTGTGGCCTATAGGGCAAGGAGGAAGGCTATTAAGGTTGTACAAGGTGACCAGAAGGAGCAGTACTACAGACTGAGGGACTACCTACAAGCAATTCTTGACACAAACCCTGGTAGCAGGTGTGTAGTTACAACATTTGAGGACCCAGAAAACCCTGCCCCAACTCCTAGATTTAAGTACATGTTCTACTGCTTGCATGCATCAAAGCAAGGATTTATTAATGGTTGCAGGCCCTTTATAGGTAAATATATAACTGCATTTTGTTCAAAATATCTTGTTGTACATTTATGGTAGCTAATTTGGGTATGGATGCAGGGCTTGATGGTTGCTTCATCAAGCTAACTACTGGACAGCAAATTCTTGCAGCCACAGGAAGAGATGGCAACAACAACATCTACCCCATAGCCTTTCGTGTGGTTGATAAGGAAGATTCAGAGAGTTGGACATGGTTCCTAACCCAGCTAAGATGTTGCATTGGAAGTGGTAGCAAATTTGGAAACTACACCATTATTTCTGACAGGCAAAAGGTATGCACCCTATCTTAGCCAGTAGTTCAGATATATATTGTTATTAGTAGCTTTATTTCTTTTTGTTCATGACCATGGTTATTAATTTACAATCAGGGTCTTCTTAAGGCTATAAATGAGGTGTTCCCTGATTCCCCTCAGAGATACTGCCTCAGGCACATATATGCAAATTTTCAGTCAGCTGGTTTCAGAGGAGCAGAACTAAAGAAGCTAGTAGATCAGGCTAGCTACTCATTCACAAAACATGGCCATGAATTAGCAATGGCAGAGCTTAAAGCAGAGTGTGAGGATGCCTGGAAGTGGCTTAAAAAAATTCCAAAGGAGACTTGGTGTAGGTCTGCAATGGATTACAATTGCAAAACTGATCTTGTTGTGAACAACCTTAGTGAGGTTTTCAACAAAATGATCCTTGATGTTAGGGCCAAACCAATTAGGACTATGTTTGAAGGAATTGGGACTAAGCAGATGATCAAAAGGCAGAAGACTAGGGAAAAAACAGAGAACAGCAGGTGGATGATCACACCCAACTATTCAGAGAAACTAGAGGAGAATAAGAAATATGCCAAATTTTCTGAGGCACATAGGGCTGGTCCTGACATCTGGCAAGTGTCTAGTGCTGAAAATCAGTATTGTGTGAACATAGCTACTAAATCATGTGACTGCAGGAGGTGGGACATGACAGGTGTGACATGCAGTCATGCAATAGCAGCAATGAGCAAACTTCACATGCACCCAGAGGACTATGTGCATGAATTTTTCAAAAAACCACTATATATTGAAGCATACAAAGACATAGTGTACCCTGTCCCTGGTCCTGAATTCTGGCCTGACACCCATACTCAGGATATTGAGCCCCCAGTGTTCAAAGAAAAAGCAGGCAAGAAACAGACAGCTAGGAGAAAGGGCTAGTTTGAGGTGCCTGCACCAAAGGACACAAGCAGGATGGGAACAATTACATGCAGCAATTGTGGTCTACAAGGCCACAGATATACAAACTGTGGGAAAGCTCTAAAACCTAGTCTTGAGATGAGAAAGAACTTACATCAGGTCATTCAAAAATGATGCATTCTTTGTTTAATTATTTTAGTTCTGGTCTATTTACTAACTAATTTAATTTTGTCATGCAGGAGAATAGAGAAAATTTTAGGGGTTCCTCTAGTGCTACACATCCACCTCCACAACCACCACCTCAACAGCAAACTGCACAGATGTCAGCATCATCTGCTCCACCTCCTAAAGCAATGAGGAACAGAAAAACAGCAGCAAATAAGAGAGGTTCAACATCAACAGTTTCAGCAGGAGCAGCCAGGTCTTCACCAGCACCTGCAACAGGATCAGCATCAACAAGAGCTCCAAGAGGATCAGCATCAACAAGAACATTCAATGCACCAAGAACATCCACTGGAGAACCAGGGATATTGGCAGGCAAGAGGAAGAGGAAACCTCCTAGCAAGTTTGCATCCTATTTCAATGCTAGTGGAAACTATTGAACTCTGTGTCTAAGTTTGTGTTCTGCTACCTAGTTTGAGTGTATGGTACTAAGTTTGTGTTCTGCTACTAAATGTGTGTTGTGCTACTAGCCTGCTTAAATTCAGACATGTGAACTTGTGAACAATGTTGAATGTATGGTTTAGGTGCATTTTGAAATTGTTTTAACTTGTTTTATTTGTTTTACATTGCCATTTAAACAGTTCAGAAGTTACATTGCCATTTACTGCCAAATTCATTTTAGAAAAAAAATCTGCACAAAAAAAGTCTGTCCTAGGGCTCGAACCCAAGACCAGTTGGTTGTAACCATGCGTTCAATACCAATGGGCTAGTGCTTGTGATTTGTTTGACTAGCATCGGCCAAACTTATTATATGTTGTTAGCCGGCAGCGTTGAGTAACACCAGACGTTTCAGATTCTACGGCTTTAATACGTGTCCACCCACCACTCTCTCTGCCCACTCGCCGCTCGCACCGCCCACTCcacttccccctctctcctgtcGAAATCGCCGCCGACAACCACCCCCACCGCCGTCGCCATGGACTGGCAGCTCGCCATCGAAGCTCTCGCCGGCAACAACCAGGAGATGCGCGCGCAGTACAGGGAGATCGCGCGCTGGTTCCCAAGTCTTGAGATGATGAGGAACCACGCCCACGGCCTGGTTAAGGTGATGACAGCTGCTGAAAAGCAGCGCGCCTTCCCTGCCGGCCGCACCATCCCGCCGGCGACCATTCTGCTGCGGGCGATGCGCGAGGTGCAGCGCTCCCCCAACCCCAAGCAGCGCGCCCGATGGTGGATGTACCACTCATCCAccacgccgccggccgccgcggaccacgtcaCCGACACCGTCCTCGCTCTCCCAGCCCCAATCAACAACGCCTACTGGGAGAGGCACAATCCATGGGTCCTTGGGCCCTCTGACGACTCTGACGGCGAGTCCAGTGACGATGATGAGGACGAGCCCTCTGACGACTCTGACGACGAGGTGGATGAGGTCGTCGTCCTCTCCGACGACGAGCCTGGAGTGCAGCTGCTGGCTCCCGTCCTCGACGCCGTGGAGGGGGATAGGAACCTCCCAATCCACATGGATGCGCTGCCGGAGGTCGCCGATCTCCTAGACGGCGTCGTCGTGAAGCAAGAACAAGATGGCGGTGAGGAAGATGTGCTGGAGCCGGCGCCGgccaagaagaacaagaagaagagggCGGTCGTGACTGCGGTGCGCCACTCCCAGCGCCTGCAGAAGCTGAAGAAGGAGGAGTGAAGTGCTGCCTTCAGTTATGCACTAATGTTCAGTTTCGTCAGTCCTGAACTTTAAGTTCAGTAAGTTCCTAGGTTCAGTTTCGTCAGGCACTATCTACTACTAGTTGCTATTTATATTTATGTCAGGCACTATCTACTACTAGTTCCTATCTATGTCAGACTATGAATGCTAGTACTATCTATCTATGTCAGACTATCTATATATGTTACTTGCTACTTGCTACTTACTACATATGTTAAGTTATTTGTCAGACTATCTAAGCTAATTGCTATATATGTTACTTGCTACTTCCAACTATGTCACTACTGTCAGTTATCCACACAtgatatatgcagagtaaaacaGCCTCATCATAGATAAAACATTCTTACTTACTTAACTTAGCATAGTCATTACATCATAGATAAAACCAACTAGTTCTTAAACCATAACAGTACCTCCCTCCCTCATACCATTCTAAAAGCACATGAAACTTTCCCAAAATATACACCTAAGTACCTATCATGCATGACATTCCAAGGCCAGCTATATATATAGGCCTACTAATTACTTAACCCACACACCAACCACTTCACTCATTCATAATTGCCTTGATCCTCTCCAGTTTATCTTTGCTGGCATGCCCAGCCTTGAGCAGATCAGCAATCAGATACTccagcttcttcttctcttgCCTTAGTAGGTCCCTCTCCCCCTCCACTTCCTTCATGGCCTTCCTCATGTTCTGAATGATATCTGCTTGGCTTTGAAGAATGCACCTTTGCTCCTTGGCAAGCTTCATCTTCTCCATACTTAACTCAATCTTTGCCTGATCCTCAAGTTGTTTCTTCTTCTCATTTAGTTCATTGATTGCCTGCTGGTATAGCCCATGTCATGAGACATCTTGCCATCTTGATAGTCAAATAGCTTGGATACATCTTCCACCAACTGGCTGTAGTTGTTTGACAGGAAATCAATTTCCTTCTGTAGCTTGGCCACCTCTTTCTCATGAGCTTGTTTGTCATTCACCCTTCCCAAGTTCTGCTCATGGTACATGTCCCAAATCCTGGTTAGGCACCTTTGTAGAATCTCTGGCCAAGGACCATCCACCCACTCCACAACCCCACAGTTCACACCTACATCCTACAGAAGCAATTATTTTATAATTGAGCACAAAGCACTAGTAACAATCTTAGTACAGATAACTAAAATTATAAAGTCATTTCATTTAACTGAAACCCTTTGTTTACATCAATATGCTCTCTGAATTATGCAAAGATAATTCTTTCACAGTAAGCACACATCACCTGACTTAGCATCAGAGATAAATTCAGTTAACAGCTATATTTAGCAGTAGATATAAATTCATTTAACTCTGTTCTTTTTCAGTTAACAGCTATATTCAGAAAACACCTAACTAATACATTCAGTTCACAGTACACTAAAGATCTCTGCATATGTATGGCACTTTCAAGTTTCAGTTGTAAACTACAGCACACATCTCTGCACATCACACATCTCTGCACCACATGCTGCACCACACATCTCCAGCAGCAAAACACATCACACATCTCCACCAGCAAAACAAGTTAGCGTTCCAGATTAAATACCTGCTGCACAGGACAACCCAGGAATCGCCTCCCAGTCAAAGCACCTTCAAAAGCCACCATCTTCTTCGGCCTCTGATGATGCATCATGCACGTCGGCTCAGATTCAGTGTAAGAACCACAAAAAGTTGGTTCCACCACACTGTCAGGGGTTTCCTGCAAAAGAAACTTCGAATCAAACCTAAAGCAAATTGGAATCTCCAATttggatgaactaaccctaaccctaactctGTTCCACCATTATGCACTTACAAAGAGCTGAGGATCCATTGAAACCATGTTGATGTCCTCGTCCGAGCTCTCCTCATCATTCCAGGATGGCATCCTCAACTTCTACCGGCAGCAAtggccgcggcggcgacggcgataGGCTGACCTAGCTAACAGCAccagggagagggagaggatgaGGACGAGTGAGAGCGAGGAGGAAGAGACTGAGCGAGTGGCTGAGCTCGCTCTCACTTATTGGACCACCGACAGCCGCCGTTCCGTCAGGCGGACGGGCCGTTAACGGCCGTCAACGCGCGGCGGCCGTCCGTTGCCTGCGTGGCAACTGATTCGTGGGCCCAACCGGTCAGATTCGGGGTTAGCGCGGGCGAAACGAGCGCTTACGCGAGTTGGTAGTTTTTTGCCACGTTTTAGGACAAATTTGGTAGTTTTCCGCACAAAAACGTAAAGTGGTAGTTTTCTGTCACAAGTCCGTGAAATGTGGTAGTTTTTGGTTAAATACTCCATGGAGGTGTATCTTTCTCCCATGATCTTAAACTCAAAACAAACAAAATTGAAGGTTTATGAGCGTTTGTATCTGTACTGACGTTAAAAAAAAAGAGCAGGAATGTGTTTTCTTGCGTAGTTGAAAAAGAAGTGCATACATACAAAATCTTCTCACGTGCATGCTAAGCTGCTAACCATGCATGACATGGAGGTGTATCTTTCTCCCACGATCTTAAACTCAAAACAAACAAAATTGAAGGTTGCATACATATGTACAAATTTAACTAGACTACATTCACATGTGACATACGGACAACGGGACTGCAGCTTAAGGAAAACGGAGAAAAGACAGAATCATGCAGAAGGTTTATGAGCCTAGCAAGGCTATTGGCATTGCATATGTCCAGTCTCTTGTTCTTTACCTGCTGTCACCGTTTGTATTTTTATCGCCGCATAGGGACAAAGTAATTTCGGAAGTAATGGCAATCAGTCTACTTTGTTCTCTTCCCAAATGTCAACAGAGGAATCTGAATGCCCTTGCAATTGGACTCATGCACTGGTATATGCGAGACTTGCAAGCAAAAATGCTATTCATACGCACTACTTCTACGCAAAACTTATATACGTGAGAGAGACAATAACCATCCAGAGAAAAATAACGGAATAACCGTCAGCGATTTGAACTAGTGCGCAAGATTTTTGTGAAATCAGCACGTAAGAATAGCATTGCTCACCACGTGACATATGTGGTAAGCAATTCaaacaattcaaaaaaatagcaTTGCTCAACTTGGAAGAGACGTCGCGTACACACACCTAAGTCTTTTAGCACCTTGCATACGGTGCCTTTAAATCAACATTGAAcgttcatattttatttttgtatATATCCAATGATCAAGGATTGATCAACACAATTGTTTATTTCTTTTCAAAAGCGAAGGAAAAAAGACCTGTCTGGTTCAATTATAATTGACACCAAACTTGTTACCAGATAACTAGAGAAAAGTGGGATAAAACCCAACATTGTGAAACGTAAAGAATTTTAACAAACATGCAAAGGACAACAATATACGAAAAAAAAGCCACGGCACCGCAAGCAAACACTCTGCAAACACGGATGAAGAACCATGGCTATCGACGCTACCCatgagcatcattgtcatcatccCACACTCACGATCTGATGATTCTGACTTTGATGAAAGTCTCGACACGGACACCACATAATACACACGAAGCCGGCTCATGACAAACCAATCCCGTTTGCGACGGCCCGTGACACACCTTAGCTCTGACTTCTCCACATTACGAATTCTAGTTTGAACCAAGTACATGATCTTATTAAAATGTAATGCCACCGCTATATTTATACTACATTTTATATGTGTATTGCTCGTGTCTTTGGTGGCAACCGCCATCTTCAAATGGATCCTCGGAGACTTATGGAATCGATGTCTTCTAGATATTTATCACATGTAATTGAGGGCGGTTTTAGAGAATATGGTCGATTCCCTGGTGGGAACTAAGAAATGGGTTTGCAATCGTCATGTGATCGGTAGTGCACAAGGAACCGGTCCTAACCTCTTGGTACATCTTTTGGCCATATATTTGCGGAATTATGCCCAACATCCATGATAGGTGGCCCTCTGGATTTCAAGGAACACTGTACCTGCTATTAAAAAAGGAATTTGTATAAAAAATGTTGTTGAATAATGCCAAATAAAATCTAAAAAATATCAAAAATCCAACACTAAAAAGAAAATGAAGTAATTAATCCAATAAGAGAAGAAAGGGGACCAATACTTAGTTTTCGTGCACAAGTGAATTTCGTTCAATCAATAACTCATGGAATGAATCGGTTCAAAGGTTCAATATTGATCTTGTAATCGAGAGCCATGGACCAACTTTCATGACTTGCCAACGATTACTGTTGTCTTGCTACTTACAACCGTTATGTTTCTAGTGTTTTTTACTTAATAAAATTGTGTAGACATATAATCTATTAAACAATGTTCACGCCAGGTGTAGATGAGATATAACACAATGACTCATGGTCATGCACACGCATTTTGATTAGGATCATATTTTATGGTTACGATTCTACCAGATATGTCTTCTGAATCCATCCGAAAACTATTTTATGGTATAGGCGCTTATGACCTCCCTCTTTAATCTTTATGCCTTGCAATAATGACTCCTCTGGAATTACAACCTCGCCACACACACCAAGAAATCTGGTGACCTCACCAAGCAGCCCgcctgaaagatcgtggatgtcgcttagaggggggtgaataggcgctttaaaataattacggttgaggcttgaacaaatgcggaataaacctagcggttaatttgtcaagcacaaaacctacaacaactaggctcacctatgtgcaccaacaacttatgctaagcaagaaaaactacttacgtgatagcaagatatatgacaagaaacaatatggctatcacaaagtaaagtgcataagtaaagggctcggataagagataaccgaggcacgcggagacgacgatgtatcccgaagttcacacccttgcggatgctaatctccgtttgaagcggtgtggaggcacaatgctcctcaagaagccactagggccaccgtaatctcctcacgccctcgcacaatgcaagatgtcgtgattccactaagggacccttgagggcggtcactgaacccgtacaaatggcaacccttgggggcggtcaccgaacccgtacactttggcaacccttgggggcggtcaccggtacccgtcaaattgctcggagcgatctccacaacctaattggagaccccgacgtttgtccggagctttacaccacaatgattgagctccgaacaccaccaaccgtctagggcgcccaagcacccaagaggaacaagctcaagggtaccaagcacccaagagtaataagcttctcaacttgtaacttccacgtatcacgtggagaactcaaaccgatgcactaaatgcaatggcaagggcacacggagtgcccaagtccttctctctcaaatcccaccgaagcaactaacgctagggaggaaaatgagaggaagaacaagaaggagaacaccaagaactccaagatctagatccaaggggttcccctcacaaagaggacaaagtgattggtggaaatgtggatctagatctcctctctcttttccctaaaaaactagcaagaatccatggaggga
This genomic window from Aegilops tauschii subsp. strangulata cultivar AL8/78 chromosome 4, Aet v6.0, whole genome shotgun sequence contains:
- the LOC109748247 gene encoding uncharacterized protein, with amino-acid sequence MPSWNDEESSDEDINMVSMDPQLFETPDSVVEPTFCGSYTESEPTCMMHHQRPKKMVAFEGALTGRRFLGCPVQQDVGVNCGVVEWVDGPWPEILQRCLTRIWDMYHEQNLGRVNDKQAHEKEVAKLQKEIDFLSNNYSQLVEDVSKLFDYQDGKMSHDMGYTSRQSMN